One part of the Leptolyngbya sp. FACHB-261 genome encodes these proteins:
- a CDS encoding type IV pilus twitching motility protein PilT, whose translation MKATPPPAATPRDPEPPSPAAPDLAGSTATESSQGSLRYLIQEGHRQGATGIYIQVGYAPHYRIEGRMVPQDEQPRTTPELLHHYLSEVLTPPQLRYYHSRRKLDATVVIPGFMQCRINCGPTAQGSEALSLQRIQLVAVEETTRPVRRLVEDAYEQNASDVHLQVGEVPRFRVQGKMTRQAEYGKITADQFEQYIDEILTPEQRERFAQKQELDTAILYEDLVRCRVNCSQAMMGGAIVLRLINLDVPTVQDMGLPPVLMHIAEFRQGLVLVTGPVNSGKSTTLATMIRHLNDTVPRKIVTIEDPVEYVHTSNLCLITQREIGLHTQEFKEALKASLRQDPDVILVGEMRDRETVDTALRAAQTGHLVLGTLHTRGAFNAYKRLLNFYAPEEQETMRFQIADSLKAVVFQSLVTTTHFKRAAALEIMMATNTIKDYLYKDHEDDVYLLMEEGQEGMQTLDQALFDLYESGMISETDALTASLNPDDLKYMLKNGVRRSSRSGVMNTKGSGYFAR comes from the coding sequence ATGAAAGCGACTCCCCCGCCTGCCGCCACCCCTCGGGATCCTGAGCCTCCAAGTCCTGCTGCTCCTGATTTGGCCGGTTCCACTGCTACTGAGAGTTCTCAGGGCTCACTACGCTACCTGATTCAGGAAGGACATCGTCAAGGCGCGACGGGGATCTACATCCAGGTGGGCTACGCGCCTCACTACCGCATCGAAGGCCGTATGGTGCCTCAGGATGAGCAGCCTCGTACAACGCCAGAGTTGCTCCATCACTATTTGTCTGAAGTGCTCACCCCACCTCAGCTGCGCTACTACCACTCACGGCGTAAGCTTGACGCGACTGTCGTGATTCCAGGGTTTATGCAATGCCGCATCAACTGCGGGCCGACAGCGCAGGGATCAGAGGCGTTGAGTCTGCAACGGATTCAACTGGTCGCTGTAGAAGAGACAACCCGACCGGTGCGACGGCTAGTAGAGGATGCTTATGAGCAGAATGCCTCTGATGTCCACCTCCAAGTGGGAGAGGTACCACGCTTCCGGGTCCAGGGGAAGATGACTCGCCAAGCCGAGTACGGCAAGATAACTGCTGACCAGTTTGAGCAATATATAGACGAGATTCTCACGCCTGAGCAACGAGAGCGGTTCGCGCAAAAGCAAGAACTCGATACAGCAATTCTCTACGAAGATTTGGTGCGCTGCCGGGTGAACTGCTCTCAAGCCATGATGGGCGGAGCAATTGTACTGCGACTGATTAACCTGGATGTGCCCACTGTGCAGGATATGGGCTTGCCACCTGTCTTGATGCACATTGCTGAGTTTCGTCAAGGTTTGGTGCTGGTTACGGGGCCCGTGAACTCCGGTAAATCCACCACTCTAGCCACCATGATCCGTCACCTCAATGACACGGTGCCGCGCAAAATCGTCACCATCGAGGACCCGGTGGAATATGTGCATACCTCTAATCTCTGCCTAATCACCCAGCGTGAAATTGGTCTGCACACTCAAGAGTTTAAAGAAGCCCTTAAAGCTTCTCTACGTCAGGATCCAGATGTGATCCTAGTGGGAGAGATGCGGGATCGCGAGACCGTAGATACAGCCTTACGTGCGGCTCAAACTGGGCACTTAGTGCTGGGAACTCTGCACACGCGAGGCGCGTTCAATGCCTACAAACGCCTGCTCAACTTCTACGCCCCAGAAGAGCAGGAGACAATGCGGTTTCAAATCGCTGACAGTCTCAAAGCTGTTGTCTTCCAATCTCTAGTGACAACGACTCACTTCAAGCGAGCGGCAGCCCTTGAGATCATGATGGCGACCAACACGATTAAGGACTACCTGTATAAAGATCACGAAGACGACGTTTACCTGCTGATGGAAGAGGGGCAAGAGGGAATGCAAACACTCGATCAAGCCCTCTTCGACCTGTATGAGTCGGGCATGATTTCTGAGACTGATGCCCTAACTGCTTCACTCAACCCCGATGATTTGAAGTACATGCTCAAGAACGGTGTTCGTCGCTCCAGCCGTTCTGGCGTGATGAACACTAAAGGCTCTGGCTACTTCGCCCGTTAG
- a CDS encoding DUF4912 domain-containing protein produces the protein MAKERPPLEEMTLRQLRRVAQEYTISRYSRMRKSQLLASIREAQLASVVPPRPSLNLEAQEAVQESVEASKFELASEDRNGSLAEVDQGLGDLPAGYGESRIVLMPRDPQWAYAYWDVPGERKEELRHQGGQLLALRLYDATNISLDYQVPHSIQEYPCDELAREWYLPIPVSDRDYVVEIGYRCADGRWLIVARSAPVRVPPMYPSDWIEDQFITVNWDVELRGQTVHNLVPPTSKRVGLSPSAPATGNAIYDQIFGLAQSAEAERVAGSLYGSMQQAPSSAVSSYVFPSGMGMWAAPVPGITGMSGAGFTMSGAGLTMSGAGFSASMPPIRPRKFWLVADAELIIYGATEPDATVYIGGQPIQLSPDGTFRFQMSFQDGLIDYPIMAVAADGEQTRSIHLKFNRETPSRNTNTKAEAVEEWLA, from the coding sequence ATGGCTAAAGAACGTCCCCCCTTAGAAGAGATGACTCTGCGGCAGCTGCGCCGGGTTGCCCAGGAGTACACCATCTCTCGCTACAGCCGCATGCGCAAATCCCAGCTGTTAGCCTCAATTCGGGAAGCTCAGCTAGCTAGCGTTGTCCCCCCTCGTCCATCTCTCAATTTGGAGGCGCAGGAAGCAGTGCAAGAGTCCGTTGAGGCATCGAAGTTTGAGCTTGCAAGCGAAGATCGCAATGGTTCCTTGGCAGAAGTAGACCAAGGCCTAGGCGATTTGCCTGCCGGCTATGGCGAAAGTCGAATTGTGTTGATGCCTCGCGATCCACAGTGGGCTTATGCGTACTGGGATGTACCCGGTGAGCGCAAAGAGGAGTTGCGGCATCAAGGAGGCCAGTTGTTGGCATTGCGCCTCTATGACGCGACTAATATCAGCCTGGATTACCAAGTACCCCACAGCATTCAGGAATATCCCTGTGATGAATTAGCTCGTGAGTGGTATCTGCCAATTCCGGTCAGCGATCGAGACTATGTAGTAGAGATTGGCTATCGCTGTGCTGATGGTCGCTGGCTGATTGTCGCCCGTTCTGCTCCTGTGCGCGTTCCGCCGATGTATCCCTCGGACTGGATCGAGGATCAGTTCATCACAGTTAACTGGGATGTGGAGCTGCGAGGTCAGACCGTCCACAACCTAGTGCCACCCACCAGCAAGCGTGTTGGTTTATCTCCGTCTGCCCCAGCTACGGGTAATGCTATTTACGATCAGATTTTTGGTCTAGCCCAGAGTGCCGAGGCTGAGCGCGTTGCTGGTTCGCTCTACGGCTCTATGCAACAAGCTCCCAGTTCCGCGGTTAGCTCCTATGTCTTCCCCTCAGGAATGGGCATGTGGGCCGCCCCAGTACCTGGAATTACTGGCATGTCAGGCGCAGGCTTCACCATGTCAGGTGCAGGGCTGACTATGTCAGGCGCAGGGTTCTCGGCTTCGATGCCACCCATCCGCCCGCGCAAGTTCTGGCTAGTTGCTGATGCTGAACTGATTATTTATGGGGCCACCGAGCCGGATGCAACTGTCTATATAGGTGGACAGCCAATTCAGCTCTCCCCAGACGGCACCTTCCGCTTCCAGATGTCCTTTCAAGATGGGCTGATTGACTACCCAATCATGGCGGTCGCAGCTGATGGTGAGCAGACTCGTTCCATTCACCTGAAGTTCAACCGTGAAACGCCTTCACGGAACACCAATACCAAAGCTGAGGCTGTAGAAGAATGGCTAGCCTAG